One region of Erwinia tracheiphila genomic DNA includes:
- the cysJ gene encoding NADPH-dependent assimilatory sulfite reductase flavoprotein subunit, which yields MTTQVPPGSLLPLSSEQLARLQVATGDFSTTQLAWLSGYFWGMVNQVPASAPAPSEIPGITLLSASQTGNARRLAEQLRDDLLAVKLNVNLVNSGDFKFKQIAQEKLLVVVTSTQGEGEPPEEAVALHKFLMSKKAPKLDNTAFAVFGLGDSSYAFFCQAGKDFDNRLAELGGERLLARADADVEYAAEAERWRSQIVEILKSRVPTAASVQAAANAAGSVNHVSSSPWNKETPLTASLSVNQKITGRNSDKDVRHIEIDLGDSGLRYQPGDALGVWYENDPALVKELLALLELKGDESVALNGETLPLAEALQKHLELTVNTPQIVEQYGQLSQHEPLLSLASDKSQLQHYAQSVPIIDMVRRAPIVLKAEQLLAMLRPLTPRLYSIASSQAENETEVHITVGAVRYEIDGRPRAGGASSFLADRLEEDGELRIFIEHNDNFRLPADPRAPVIMIGPGTGIAPFRAFLQQRDNDGAEGKNWLFFGNPHFTEDFLYQVEWQRYVKDGLLTHIDLAWSRDQQHKVYVQDKIRARGAEVWRWIEQGAHIYVCGDANRMAKDVEQALLEVVAEHGGMDLDTADEFLSELRIERRYQRDVY from the coding sequence ATGACGACTCAGGTACCTCCAGGTTCACTGCTTCCGCTCAGTTCGGAACAACTCGCCCGCCTGCAGGTGGCGACTGGTGATTTTTCGACGACACAACTGGCATGGCTTTCAGGTTATTTCTGGGGCATGGTCAATCAGGTGCCCGCCAGTGCCCCTGCCCCGAGCGAGATTCCCGGCATCACCTTACTTTCGGCGTCGCAAACGGGGAATGCCCGCCGTCTGGCGGAACAGCTGCGTGATGATTTACTGGCGGTTAAACTTAATGTCAATCTGGTTAATTCGGGTGACTTTAAATTCAAGCAGATTGCTCAGGAAAAGCTGTTGGTGGTCGTGACCTCCACGCAGGGGGAAGGGGAGCCGCCGGAAGAGGCTGTCGCGCTGCATAAATTTCTGATGTCGAAAAAGGCACCAAAGCTGGATAACACCGCGTTTGCCGTGTTTGGTCTGGGGGACTCGTCATATGCGTTTTTCTGTCAGGCAGGAAAGGATTTCGACAACAGACTGGCTGAATTAGGCGGTGAACGTCTGCTGGCGCGCGCTGACGCCGATGTCGAATATGCTGCGGAGGCGGAGCGCTGGCGCAGTCAAATCGTTGAGATTCTGAAATCACGCGTGCCAACGGCGGCGTCAGTTCAGGCTGCGGCAAATGCAGCGGGTTCGGTCAATCATGTTTCCTCAAGCCCGTGGAATAAAGAGACGCCGCTGACGGCAAGCCTCTCGGTGAACCAGAAAATCACCGGACGTAACTCTGATAAAGACGTGCGCCATATTGAGATTGATCTGGGCGACTCCGGGCTACGCTATCAACCTGGTGATGCCCTGGGCGTGTGGTATGAGAATGATCCGGCACTGGTGAAGGAACTGTTGGCTCTGCTCGAACTCAAGGGCGATGAATCGGTAGCGCTGAACGGTGAGACGCTACCGCTGGCTGAGGCGCTGCAAAAACACCTCGAGCTGACGGTCAACACGCCACAGATTGTTGAACAGTACGGCCAGCTGTCACAGCATGAACCTCTGCTGTCACTGGCATCCGACAAGAGTCAGCTGCAGCATTACGCTCAGTCTGTGCCGATCATTGATATGGTGCGCCGGGCACCCATAGTGTTAAAGGCCGAACAGCTGCTTGCGATGCTGCGTCCACTGACGCCGCGACTCTACTCTATTGCTTCTTCGCAGGCTGAAAATGAAACCGAAGTGCATATTACCGTTGGTGCGGTGCGTTATGAAATCGATGGCCGCCCGCGCGCAGGCGGTGCGTCAAGTTTTCTCGCTGACCGTCTGGAAGAAGACGGCGAATTGCGTATTTTTATTGAGCATAACGATAATTTTCGTCTGCCCGCCGATCCACGCGCGCCAGTCATCATGATTGGTCCGGGTACGGGTATTGCGCCGTTTCGCGCTTTCCTGCAGCAGCGCGATAACGATGGCGCGGAAGGTAAAAACTGGCTGTTCTTTGGCAATCCGCACTTCACCGAAGATTTTCTCTACCAGGTGGAATGGCAGCGCTACGTTAAAGATGGCCTGCTGACGCATATCGATCTGGCATGGTCGCGCGACCAACAACATAAAGTTTATGTGCAGGATAAAATCCGTGCACGAGGCGCTGAAGTCTGGCGCTGGATTGAGCAGGGTGCACATATTTACGTCTGTGGCGACGCGAACCGCATGGCGAAAGATGTGGAACAGGCATTGCTGGAGGTGGTGGCTGAACACGGTGGGATGGACCTGGACACCGCCGATGAATTTTTAAGTGAGCTGCGCATTGAGCGCCGCTATCAGCGAGACGTTTACTAA
- a CDS encoding phosphoadenylyl-sulfate reductase, translated as MAVLDLSELNALPKVERVMALAEINNHLDTLSATGRVIWALENLPGEAVLSSSFGVQAAVSLHLVSRVTPGIPVILTDTGYLFPETYQFIDRLAEQLKLNLRVFRAEQSAAWQEARYGKLWEQGVEGIERYNQINKVEPMNRAMKTLNAQTWFAGLRREQSDSRANLSVLAIQREVFKVLPIIDWDNKQVYQYLKDNGLDYHPLWDQGYLSVGDKHTTRKWEPGMAEEETRFFGLKRECGLHE; from the coding sequence ATGGCTGTACTCGATCTCTCTGAACTGAACGCGCTGCCCAAAGTTGAACGCGTAATGGCGCTGGCGGAAATAAACAACCATCTGGATACGCTATCGGCGACCGGGCGGGTTATCTGGGCGCTGGAAAATTTGCCCGGAGAAGCGGTGCTTTCTTCCAGCTTTGGGGTTCAGGCTGCGGTCAGTCTGCATCTGGTCAGCCGGGTAACGCCCGGTATTCCGGTGATCCTCACTGATACCGGCTACCTTTTCCCGGAAACTTATCAGTTTATTGACCGGCTGGCTGAACAGCTGAAGCTCAACCTGCGGGTATTTCGCGCCGAGCAGAGTGCAGCCTGGCAGGAGGCACGTTACGGGAAACTGTGGGAGCAGGGCGTGGAAGGGATCGAGCGCTATAACCAGATCAATAAAGTTGAACCCATGAACCGCGCGATGAAAACGCTGAACGCGCAGACTTGGTTTGCCGGTCTGCGCCGCGAGCAGTCCGACAGTCGGGCAAATCTTTCGGTGCTGGCTATCCAGCGCGAAGTGTTCAAGGTACTGCCGATTATCGACTGGGATAATAAGCAAGTTTACCAGTATCTTAAGGATAATGGTCTGGATTACCATCCGCTGTGGGACCAGGGGTATCTGTCGGTGGGAGATAAGCACACCACGCGCAAATGGGAACCCGGTATGGCGGAGGAGGAAACGCGCTTTTTTGGTTTAAAACGTGAATGCGGGCTACATGAGTAA
- the queD gene encoding 6-carboxytetrahydropterin synthase QueD — MATTLFKDFHFEAAHHLPDVPAGHKCGRLHGHSFMVRIEITGEVDAHTGWVMDFAELKAAFRPIYDRLDHYYLNDIPGLSNPTSEVLAKWIWEQMKPCLPLLSAVMIKETCTAGCVYRGG, encoded by the coding sequence ATGGCTACCACCCTATTTAAAGATTTTCATTTTGAGGCGGCTCATCACCTGCCTGATGTTCCGGCCGGCCATAAATGCGGTCGCCTTCACGGACACTCCTTTATGGTGCGTATTGAGATTACCGGTGAGGTGGACGCGCATACCGGCTGGGTGATGGACTTTGCCGAACTGAAAGCAGCGTTCAGGCCCATATACGATCGCCTCGATCACTACTATTTGAACGATATTCCGGGGCTGTCTAATCCCACCAGTGAAGTGTTGGCAAAATGGATTTGGGAGCAGATGAAACCCTGCCTGCCGCTGTTAAGCGCGGTGATGATTAAAGAAACCTGCACCGCTGGCTGCGTTTATCGGGGCGGATAA
- the cysI gene encoding assimilatory sulfite reductase (NADPH) hemoprotein subunit — protein MNNEKHPGPLVVEGKLTDAERLKKQSNYLRGTLTDDLQDGLTGGFSGDNFLLIRFHGMYQQDDRDIRAERAEQKLEPRHAMMLRCRLPGGIITPTQWLTIDKFAEENTLYGSIRLTNRQTFQFHGILKGNVKPAHQMLNEVGLDALATANDVNRNVLCTSNPLESELHQEAYEWAKKISEHLLPQTRAYAEIWLDREKVATTDNEPILGETYLPRKFKTTVVVPPHNDVDLHANDLNFIAIAEEGKLIGFNLLVGGGLSIDHGNKATYARTASEFGYLPLDKTLAVAEAVVTTQRDWGNRTDRKNAKTKYTLERVGVETFKAEVERRAGLTFEPVRPYEFTTRGDHFGWVKGIDNQWHLTLFIENGRLLDYPGRPLKSGVAEIARVHTGDFRLTANQNLIVAGVSAANKAQIEQLARDHGLMEAVSTQRENSMACVSFPTCPLAMAEAERFLPEFVTRVESIMSAHGVGDEHIVLRVTGCPNGCGRALLAEIGLVGKAPGRYNLHLGGNRIGTRIPRMYRENISEEEILSTLDQLVGRWSAEREVGEGFGDFAVRVGIVKAVVDPARDFWQ, from the coding sequence ATGAACAATGAAAAACATCCGGGGCCGCTGGTGGTTGAAGGCAAACTGACCGATGCCGAGCGCCTGAAAAAACAGAGCAATTACCTGCGTGGTACCCTGACCGATGATTTGCAGGATGGTCTGACCGGGGGCTTTAGCGGTGACAATTTTCTGCTCATCCGTTTTCACGGTATGTATCAGCAGGATGACCGCGACATTCGTGCTGAACGTGCTGAACAGAAGCTGGAGCCGCGCCATGCGATGATGCTGCGTTGCCGCCTGCCAGGTGGCATCATCACACCAACCCAATGGCTGACCATTGATAAATTTGCTGAGGAAAACACCCTTTACGGCAGCATTCGCCTGACTAACCGTCAGACCTTTCAGTTTCACGGCATTCTTAAAGGCAACGTTAAACCCGCACATCAGATGCTGAACGAAGTTGGACTGGATGCACTGGCGACGGCAAATGACGTAAACCGTAACGTCCTGTGCACCTCAAATCCGCTGGAGTCTGAACTGCATCAGGAAGCTTACGAGTGGGCAAAGAAGATCTCTGAGCACCTGCTGCCGCAAACCCGCGCCTATGCTGAGATCTGGCTGGATCGTGAAAAAGTGGCCACCACTGATAACGAACCGATCCTCGGCGAAACCTATCTGCCACGTAAATTTAAAACGACCGTGGTGGTGCCCCCACACAATGATGTGGATCTGCACGCCAACGACCTGAATTTTATTGCTATTGCCGAAGAAGGCAAGCTGATCGGCTTTAATCTGCTGGTCGGTGGTGGTTTATCGATCGATCATGGTAATAAGGCGACCTATGCCCGTACCGCCAGCGAGTTTGGCTATCTGCCGCTGGACAAAACGCTGGCGGTGGCCGAAGCGGTAGTGACCACCCAGCGCGACTGGGGCAATCGTACCGACCGTAAAAATGCTAAAACAAAGTACACGCTGGAACGCGTGGGCGTTGAAACCTTTAAAGCAGAAGTGGAGCGCCGTGCGGGACTCACCTTTGAACCTGTTCGTCCTTACGAATTCACCACACGTGGCGATCATTTTGGCTGGGTCAAGGGGATTGATAATCAGTGGCATCTGACGCTGTTTATTGAAAATGGCCGCCTGCTCGACTATCCGGGGCGTCCGTTAAAAAGCGGCGTGGCGGAAATTGCCCGGGTGCATACCGGCGATTTCCGTCTGACGGCGAATCAGAATTTGATTGTGGCTGGCGTGAGTGCGGCTAATAAAGCACAAATTGAGCAGCTGGCACGCGATCATGGTCTGATGGAAGCGGTCAGTACGCAGCGTGAAAACTCAATGGCCTGCGTCTCTTTTCCCACCTGTCCACTGGCGATGGCGGAAGCCGAGCGTTTCCTGCCGGAATTTGTGACCAGGGTGGAAAGCATCATGAGCGCTCATGGCGTTGGCGATGAGCATATTGTGCTGCGCGTGACCGGATGTCCGAATGGGTGTGGCCGTGCGCTGCTGGCCGAAATTGGTCTGGTGGGCAAGGCACCGGGGCGCTATAACCTGCATCTTGGCGGCAACCGTATCGGCACCCGTATTCCGCGTATGTACCGCGAAAACATTAGCGAAGAGGAAATTTTGTCTACCCTTGATCAACTGGTGGGGCGCTGGTCAGCAGAACGCGAGGTCGGGGAAGGTTTTGGCGACTTCGCCGTGCGCGTGGGTATTGTCAAAGCGGTTGTCGATCCTGCCCGTGATTTCTGGCAATAA
- the queE gene encoding 7-carboxy-7-deazaguanine synthase QueE produces MQYPINEMFQTLQGEGFYTGVPAIFIRLQGCPVGCSWCDTKHTWDKLASRETSMGDILIKTVESDAWGAADAQTLHAMMVQQGWAARHVVITGGEPCIYDLTPLTEYLEQLGFSCQIETSGTHTVQCSAGTWVTVSPKVNMRGGYDVLVQALVRADEVKHPVARQRDVEALDKLLARLRDEKSRIVALQPISQKDEATRLCIETCIARNWRLSMQTHKYLNIA; encoded by the coding sequence CGTCCCGGCAATTTTTATCCGCCTGCAGGGGTGTCCGGTGGGCTGCAGCTGGTGTGATACCAAACACACTTGGGATAAACTGGCCAGTCGGGAAACCAGCATGGGCGATATTCTGATAAAAACCGTCGAGTCGGATGCATGGGGGGCGGCAGATGCGCAGACTCTGCATGCTATGATGGTGCAACAGGGTTGGGCGGCCCGGCATGTGGTCATCACCGGAGGTGAACCCTGCATTTACGACCTGACACCTCTGACAGAATATCTTGAGCAGCTCGGTTTCAGTTGCCAGATTGAAACCAGCGGTACCCATACTGTGCAGTGCAGCGCTGGAACCTGGGTTACGGTATCACCCAAAGTTAATATGCGCGGAGGCTATGACGTGCTCGTTCAGGCGTTGGTTCGTGCGGATGAAGTAAAGCATCCGGTCGCGCGTCAACGCGATGTGGAGGCGCTGGACAAGTTGCTGGCAAGGTTGCGGGATGAGAAAAGTCGCATTGTGGCGTTGCAGCCCATCAGCCAGAAAGATGAGGCAACCCGGCTTTGTATTGAAACCTGTATTGCGCGTAACTGGCGGCTATCAATGCAAACGCATAAATATCTTAATATTGCCTGA